AAAATCGAGAACTGATGTTGAAGTAGATCTTGGTGCTACTGTGTATGCGCAAATAACGAGTTACTACTGTGCTCCAGCAACTGCCAAAATGCTTACTAAATATTACAATGATGAAAGTCCTCACCAAACTACTATATATGAAATGATGAATGGGGTAGCTCCTAATGGGGTTACTTATCCCAATCAGTTACTTTATTATCGTTCAAGCAACGGAATGAATAAACCTGATTCATTCAGTACAGACACTGTATCTTTTGCTGGAGCTATGAATGAAATTAACAATGGTAGACCCTTCGCGAGTGGAGTTCCAGGTCATGTTCGAATGTGTCGTGGATACAAAATAAGTGGTTCGAATGAATATTTGCGTATAGGTGATCCTAATCCCATATATTTCTGTGTACCTTATTGGGAAGCATTCGGTTCTGAAAATAAACGTATATATGTGAGGAGTTAAAACTCCTCATTTTTTTCGGTGATTGATGTGAATAAAATTAGCAAAGTAGTAGTTGTTTTTATTGCTCTTCTAACCTTCTTAGCACTGATGATGCAATCTCAAGAAGTTAAAACACCTGGTTTACTTATTCAATTTGAAAATGAAACTAGTGAGGCGGAAGTTAAAGCCATTCTTGAAAATTACGACATACCCGTGAATTATACCATAGACTATAATTCTAATATTGGGCGAGGAATGTACTACATAGAAGTTGATGAAGATAAAATATATGAATTAAGGAAAGATGAAAACTGGACTTCTGTAGTTGAAATCAAAAAAGGAAATTATAACATAATTATGTTATCTGAAGAATTTGTTCCAGATGAAAATGTTCTCGCAATGCTGGAAAAAAATAACCTTCAGTTGAAAAAGGCTGTTGTGTGTTATATCCAGTTTGGAGATGGATCAGCGCCCTGGGTTGTTGGAGAGAATTGTATTCTGGAGAGGGATGCAATCAGGATAAAAAATGAACTCGAAACAAATGAGAAAGTTTTGATTGTAGGTCTGGATGATATTGTAGGGTAATACTCCAAGCTTCGTCATTGGGAAGCTTGGCTTGCCAATATGGGAGTGGAAGTTCAAAAAGAAGTTACAGTGGATTGGATAAGCAAAAGTCGTTGGAAAAGTATATGCATTTAGATTCTGGTTCGAAATAAAAATAATTGAAGTCTCTGATTCAAAAATCAACCGTATATAAGTGGGGTTTATGCTCCCCTCATTTTATAGGTGTTGGCATGAGTAAAATCGGCAAGGTAATCACTATTTTTATTGTATTTCTAACTCTCGTAGCGCTTTTGGGATTGTTTACAAACCCACTAAGTGAGATTAGAACGCCAGCTAACAACGAGCTTGAAAATAATGAAAGTATTTTTACTGTATCTATTGACTACATTTATAATCAGTAACTTAGATACATGTTTTTAAAAACGCTTCAAACCGTGACCTCTTCACTCCCGATGTAATAAAAAAGATGACCGGTTGAACTTTAAAACGGGATTTTATATTAAACCGGCCTTTTCAAGAAAACCTTCCAGAGGCACGGAGTGAGTCTAAAAACCGCATACTTTGTAGGGGTCTGCGCCCATTGAGAGAGCTACGAGCTGGGCAATATTCATGTGTACCATGTCGTACTCCACTCCGTACTCTTTTTCAATTACAGGCTGGTAGCGGTCGTACTGGATATGGCAGTTCGGGCACATATGGATCATTAACTCCACTCCGTTTCTCTGAAGGCTGTCCAGTTTGGTTTTGGTAACCTGGAGAGAGGTGCTTTTGTTAAGGTGGAGCTGGGAAAAGCCCATTCCGCAAGTAAGGGTGAGGGCGGTGTTTTATCAGAATTTGTCTTATAGAGAGGATCTAATTTTGGCGAGGCCGGTCAAAGTTTAGAATATTCACAGGCTCTACAGGCTCATATTGGATACAAAAGCTGATCTTTTGCTGTAAGATTGTTAGGCATTCACAAATATCACCATATGTGAGTATAAATTGTGCCCCTGACGTTTGTATATAAATTCTTGAATATAGGATGAGGCAATATGTTCACATATATAATTTCTGGCCAAATCATCAAACTATCAAAGGTCAAGGAATTATTACAGACTCAAAATGAGTATGAAAAACAATTGTTCGAGAGTTTACACAGAAAACTTATAAGGAGTTAGGTGAGAGGAATTTATGGAGTTCAAAAGTACTTTTCATGCCATCCAAACTAAATATAACAGCACAGTAAGTAGAATAGATGTCTATGCCAATAAAACGCCATGGTTGTCAGTCAACGACTTTCAGTTTAATTCTAAATCCGTTATCATTTCTTAATGTATACTTGGAAAGCTGGATTCTGTTTGAATGGAAGTATAAAAAATGGAAGTAGAAAAGTATCTGTGGTTAAGGGTTTGAGATCTTTGAAAAATACGAGAGTGAGAACTTGAAGGACAGGATGTATAATTAATGGAAATAAATAGACAAATAATTCATCCGCTTATATTTGTTGCTTTTTTTGTAACGATAACAGGATCAGTTGCCGGGGCAGCAGCTGCTCCTGAAGTAAACATGGAACTGGTGGGACATTTTGGCGGGACGACAGACGCTGTTGATGTCGCTGGTAATTATGCCTACGTTGGCCAGGGACAGGATTTTTTGATATTGGATATTACTAATCCCTCTTCACCTGTTTTAGTGAGTAAGATTATGACAGAAGGTTTTGTAAGGGACATAAAAGTTTCCAGAAATTATGCTTATGTAGCCGATGACGATAATGGTCTTGTGATTGTTGATATAAGCAATCCTTCTTCTCCGACTCTCAAAGGAAGCTACAATATTCCCGGATATACTTATTGTATTACAGTTTCCGGAAATTACGCCTATGTAGCTGATAATGATGGTCTTGTGATTGTTGATATCAGTAATCCTTCTGATCCAATTCTCAAAGGACGTTATGCCGGTCCTACTGGCGATGTTGCAGTTTACGGCAATTACGCCTATGTAGCTGATTGGGGTAATGGTCTTATGATTGTTGATATAAGCAATCCATCTTCACCAGTTCTCAAAGGAAGCTACGATACTGCCGGAGATATTTACGGTGTCTCAATTTCCGGGAATTACGCCTATGTAGCTGATGGCGATACTGGTCTTGTGATTGTTGATATAAGCAATCCTTCTTCTCCGACTCTCAAAGGAAACTACAATACTGCAGGAATTGCTTGTGATGTTTCAGTTTTGGGTAATTACGCCTACGTAGCTGATAATGATAATGGTCTTGTAATTGTTGATATAAGCGATCCTTCTTCTCCAGTTCTTAAAGGAAACGGCAGTACTACCGGATATGCTCATGGTATTGAAGTTTCCGGGAATTACGCTTATGTAGCGAATAGTAATACTGGCCTTGTAATTGTTGATATAAGCAATCCTTCTTCTCCTACTCTCAAAGGAAGTTGCGATACTATCGTAAGGGCTAAAAGTATTGCAGTTTCAGGAAATTATGCCTATATAGCCGATTGGGATAATGGCCTTGTGATTGTTGATATTAGCAATCCTTCTTCTCCCTTTCTCAAAGGAAGCTGCGATACTCCTAGATCTGCTCAAGGTGTTGCAGTTTCCGGGAATTATGCCTATGTAGCCGATGATGATGGTCTTGTGATTGTTGATATTAGTAATCCTTCCTTTCCAATTCTAAATAAAAGTTACAATACTGGCGGATGGGCTCAAGGTATTACAGTTTCCGGCAATTACGCATATGTAATCGATATGGCTAATGGTATTTTCATCGTCGATATCAGCAATCCTTCTTCTCCAATTCTTGAGGGAATGTATGACACTTCCCCAATTATCATAGAAAATTATGATTATACCGGGAGTATTTGGAGTGTTTCGGTTTCCGGGAATTATGCTTATGTAGCCGATGAAGGAAATGGTCTTTTGATTGTTGATATTAGCAACCCATCTTCTCCAATTCTGAAAGGAAGCTACGATACTGCCGGACTTGCTTACGATGTTGCAGTTTCCGGAAATTATGCCTATGTAGCTGATAGCAAAAATGGGCTTGCGATTATTGACATAAGTAATCCTTCTTCTCCAATTCTTGTGGGAAACTACAATACTTCCGGATATGCTGAATGTGTTTCAATTTCAGGCAATTACGCCTATGTAGCCGTTGATGATAGTCTTGTGGTTGTTGATATAAGCAATCCTTCTTCTCCAATTCTTAAAGGGCTTTATGCAGGTTCTGCTGGAGATATTGCAGTTTCCGGCAATTATGTCTATGCAAGCGAAGGTGTTAATGGTCTTGTTATTCTGAAAGCAAATCCAGAATCAGCATTTACTGTTGCAGACTTCAGTAGCAATATCACCTCCGGTTACGCTCCTCTCTCGATCCAGTTCAATGACCATTCTCAGAACGCAACTTCATGG
This window of the Methanosarcina mazei S-6 genome carries:
- a CDS encoding heterodisulfide reductase-related iron-sulfur binding cluster yields the protein MGFSQLHLNKSTSLQVTKTKLDSLQRNGVELMIHMCPNCHIQYDRYQPVIEKEYGVEYDMVHMNIAQLVALSMGADPYKVCGF
- a CDS encoding C39 family peptidase codes for the protein MVVYDYPIVGAMTIVKDKTTGVEHRIFVDAYTLDVVPDKPATETEPGIWSIYEQRLKNGIDNNLRHWQKSDELAKSIEQAAVNKGVSINAAVTEENIKKLSADITKSRTDVEVDLGATVYAQITSYYCAPATAKMLTKYYNDESPHQTTIYEMMNGVAPNGVTYPNQLLYYRSSNGMNKPDSFSTDTVSFAGAMNEINNGRPFASGVPGHVRMCRGYKISGSNEYLRIGDPNPIYFCVPYWEAFGSENKRIYVRS
- a CDS encoding UPF0228 family protein translates to MNKISKVVVVFIALLTFLALMMQSQEVKTPGLLIQFENETSEAEVKAILENYDIPVNYTIDYNSNIGRGMYYIEVDEDKIYELRKDENWTSVVEIKKGNYNIIMLSEEFVPDENVLAMLEKNNLQLKKAVVCYIQFGDGSAPWVVGENCILERDAIRIKNELETNEKVLIVGLDDIVG
- a CDS encoding PKD domain-containing protein is translated as MEINRQIIHPLIFVAFFVTITGSVAGAAAAPEVNMELVGHFGGTTDAVDVAGNYAYVGQGQDFLILDITNPSSPVLVSKIMTEGFVRDIKVSRNYAYVADDDNGLVIVDISNPSSPTLKGSYNIPGYTYCITVSGNYAYVADNDGLVIVDISNPSDPILKGRYAGPTGDVAVYGNYAYVADWGNGLMIVDISNPSSPVLKGSYDTAGDIYGVSISGNYAYVADGDTGLVIVDISNPSSPTLKGNYNTAGIACDVSVLGNYAYVADNDNGLVIVDISDPSSPVLKGNGSTTGYAHGIEVSGNYAYVANSNTGLVIVDISNPSSPTLKGSCDTIVRAKSIAVSGNYAYIADWDNGLVIVDISNPSSPFLKGSCDTPRSAQGVAVSGNYAYVADDDGLVIVDISNPSFPILNKSYNTGGWAQGITVSGNYAYVIDMANGIFIVDISNPSSPILEGMYDTSPIIIENYDYTGSIWSVSVSGNYAYVADEGNGLLIVDISNPSSPILKGSYDTAGLAYDVAVSGNYAYVADSKNGLAIIDISNPSSPILVGNYNTSGYAECVSISGNYAYVAVDDSLVVVDISNPSSPILKGLYAGSAGDIAVSGNYVYASEGVNGLVILKANPESAFTVADFSSNITSGYAPLSIQFNDHSQNATSWNWDFGDGYNSTNQNPIHTYSSAGTYTVNLTVINENRTASKVAKIFVLNTSSSTEENSSGSEETGGDGVILTKDTGAPTKERKITPGFEIVYWVVSLLVAFWIKGSNKK